A window of Arcobacter acticola genomic DNA:
ATCAACAGCATCTTCAATATCTTCTTTGTCATTTAAACTATAATTTGTAAACTTTTCTTCAGGAAGATCTGCATATTTTAAAGTGTAATCAAATAAAATAAGTTCTTCTAGACCAATTGAGCCAATGTATTCATTATCAACGGTTACAATATGTGCATGAAAAATATTATCTAAAATATCATCTTCTTTTAATTGCTTTAATCTTTTTAAAGAGTCTCCAATATTTTCATCTAAAGAAACTTTAAAAAGCTCATTTTGCATATAAGCACCAGCTTCATCTTCTTCATATGAGTTCAGGTGTTTTATTGTTTTTTTATCTTCCTCATTTAATTGAGAAAGAATAGTTTCAGCAGCTTCTTCATCATTTTGTGAGATATTATAAATAAGCATACTTGCATCATCACTATCCATTTTTGAAGTAATGTTTGCAATTTTTTTATCACTTAATACATCTGAAATTTCTTCTTGCACATAATTAGGCATCTCACATAAAATTTGCGCAAGTAATTCACTTGGCATTTTTTTACAGATATATTCATAATCATCTTCATTTGTTTCTCTTAACTCAACAAGCTCTTGAGCCAAATCATAAGGATGTCTTTCGAATTCATCATTTTTAAAATCTGCAATTATTCCTAAAAAATATTCTCTTGATATTATTGTTTCTTCTGTATCTATCATTTTTAAATCCATTTCTTCTTTTTAAATATCCAATATTGAAAACTAACGATTGCTATTAATATTAGTGAGAAAATATTAAAAGCATTTTGATTTTCGGCACCTGGGATTCCACCTATATTTATTCCTAAAAGTCCAGTTAAAAAACTTAATGGTAAGAATATAGCTGAAATTATAGAAAGTACATACATTTTTTTGTTCATTTGATCGCTTAACATATTTGAAAGTTCTTCTTGAATTAAAGCTACTTTATCTCTTATTGTATCTAATTCTTCGATATGCCTTATTAGCTGGTCGTTTGTTTCTCTTAATTGTAATCGTTCATATTCATTTATCCATGTTATTTTATCATGGTAAAGTTTATTCATAGCCTCTTTTTGAGGGAAAAGATATCTTCTTAAAATGATGGATTCTCTTCTAATTGCTAATATTTCATTTCTAAATTTAATATCACTAGAGTCTATTATATTTTCTTCTAAATAATCAGCTCTATCTTCTATTTGATCAATTATTTCTTCCATTCTATCAGTAATTCTATAGGTTAAATCTATTAGAAATTCAGATGCGCTTTTAGGACCTGTTCCTTTTTTTAAACTTGTTATTAATTCACCAATTGATAAAAGATTTCTTCTTCTTGTACTTATTATTAAAGTTGCTGAAACATATAGTCTAACAGAAACCATATCTTCAGGTTTAGAGTTTGGATTTAAATTCACACCCCTTAAAGCAATTAACAAAGCATCTCCTAAAATAGTAGTTCTAGGTCTTGTTTCTTCTGTCAAAAGTGCATCAATAGCAATAGAATCAATATAACTTTTATTTGTTATCCAATCTATTGCTTCAGGACTTGTATAATCAAAATGTAACCACAAAATTTTATCAGATTTATCAACTGTATCAATTTCTTCATAGGTTAATTCTTGAGCATTTCCTTGCTTATCAAGTAAATATGCTTGAACAGGATTGCGTGTTGCTATATTATCTTGCATTTTATTCTGCCTTTAAATTATTGAATAAACTATTTCAGTTTTATCTTTTTGTTTTTTAATCTCTTCAATTTTTAAATTTGGAATTTGCATATTCATTAATTCATCAATTGTTTTTATATTGTTAATAGCAAGTAGTTTTAAAATAACTCCTCTATATGCTTTTGCCCAATGGCTTACAACTTTCCCCTCTTTT
This region includes:
- the mgtE gene encoding magnesium transporter; this translates as MIDTEETIISREYFLGIIADFKNDEFERHPYDLAQELVELRETNEDDYEYICKKMPSELLAQILCEMPNYVQEEISDVLSDKKIANITSKMDSDDASMLIYNISQNDEEAAETILSQLNEEDKKTIKHLNSYEEDEAGAYMQNELFKVSLDENIGDSLKRLKQLKEDDILDNIFHAHIVTVDNEYIGSIGLEELILFDYTLKYADLPEEKFTNYSLNDKEDIEDAVDMFTNYNLSALAVVDSNNKLLGRITHDDIHDIIQQIDTKQLYSLAGVSDDAEHEESIYLIGRNRAMWLGINLITAVLASLVIGLFDATIQSFVALAVLMPIVASMGGNAGTQTLTVTVRQMALGEIDYQDAKKIIYKEVMISIVNGLLFAAVIGVVAYLWFNIPLLGVVIAISMIINLFSAGFFGAVIPIILQKKGIDPAIGSTVILTTVTDVVGFFSFLGLATIILL
- the zntB gene encoding zinc transporter ZntB — protein: MQDNIATRNPVQAYLLDKQGNAQELTYEEIDTVDKSDKILWLHFDYTSPEAIDWITNKSYIDSIAIDALLTEETRPRTTILGDALLIALRGVNLNPNSKPEDMVSVRLYVSATLIISTRRRNLLSIGELITSLKKGTGPKSASEFLIDLTYRITDRMEEIIDQIEDRADYLEENIIDSSDIKFRNEILAIRRESIILRRYLFPQKEAMNKLYHDKITWINEYERLQLRETNDQLIRHIEELDTIRDKVALIQEELSNMLSDQMNKKMYVLSIISAIFLPLSFLTGLLGINIGGIPGAENQNAFNIFSLILIAIVSFQYWIFKKKKWI